A stretch of Deltaproteobacteria bacterium DNA encodes these proteins:
- a CDS encoding YebC/PmpR family DNA-binding transcriptional regulator: MSGHSKWANIKRRKGAQDAQRGKIFTKINREITVAAKMGGGDPEANPRLRQAIAKARSSNMPMDTIERAVKKGTGDLDGVNYEEVTYEGYGPAGVAILVETLTDNRKRTVSDVRHLFSKHNGNLGETGCVSWIFQMACYFVFDGKEVDGDSLVEVALEAGAEDIGENDGDIEVTAPPEKFQEIKDAFDAAGIVYQVGEVTMLPQNTIPLEGKQAEQALRLVEALEENDDVQKVYANFDIPDDVMETL, translated from the coding sequence ATGTCAGGTCACTCAAAATGGGCGAATATCAAGAGGCGAAAGGGTGCTCAGGACGCCCAGAGGGGTAAGATTTTCACCAAGATCAACCGCGAGATTACCGTTGCCGCCAAAATGGGAGGAGGCGACCCTGAGGCCAATCCCCGCTTGAGGCAGGCCATCGCCAAAGCCAGGTCCAGCAACATGCCCATGGACACTATCGAAAGAGCCGTCAAGAAGGGCACCGGTGACCTGGATGGGGTCAATTACGAGGAGGTCACCTACGAAGGTTACGGTCCTGCCGGTGTTGCCATACTCGTTGAAACCCTCACCGACAACCGTAAAAGGACCGTCTCGGACGTGAGGCATCTTTTCTCCAAACACAATGGGAATCTCGGTGAAACAGGCTGTGTGTCATGGATTTTTCAGATGGCGTGCTATTTCGTTTTCGACGGCAAAGAGGTGGATGGCGACTCTCTCGTTGAGGTTGCTCTCGAGGCCGGGGCTGAGGACATCGGTGAGAATGATGGTGATATCGAGGTGACGGCCCCCCCTGAAAAGTTCCAGGAGATCAAGGATGCATTCGATGCCGCGGGAATTGTCTATCAGGTTGGAGAGGTAACCATGCTTCCCCAGAACACCATACCCCTGGAAGGCAAACAGGCGGAGCAGGCATTGAGGCTGGTAGAGGCTCTCGAGGAAAACGACGACGTCCAGAAAGTCTATGCAAACTTTGACATCCCTGATGATGTCATGGAAACTCTCTAG
- the ruvA gene encoding Holliday junction branch migration protein RuvA, with amino-acid sequence MIALVKGRLARKDPSGTIVIDSGTVGYRLFVSLNTLMTLPPQGDDVSLNTITVVRDDAIHLYGFAEMDEMELFKLLVQAKGVGPRLALAILGGLKAPELAKAISSEDAGWICTVPGVGRKTAERIILELKDKVQSVEVTPGAAVPGRDDAITSDVISALANLGYKAKDGRAALKSVLKDQGEMPSFNDLIRECLSVLSGRKPSA; translated from the coding sequence ATGATCGCTCTCGTAAAAGGCCGACTGGCGCGGAAAGACCCTTCCGGGACTATCGTTATCGATTCCGGCACGGTGGGTTATCGGCTTTTCGTATCGCTCAATACGCTGATGACCCTCCCCCCCCAGGGGGATGATGTCTCTCTCAATACGATCACCGTGGTCCGGGATGACGCAATACATCTGTACGGGTTCGCCGAAATGGATGAAATGGAGCTGTTTAAACTCCTGGTTCAGGCCAAGGGGGTTGGCCCCAGGCTCGCGTTAGCCATCCTTGGAGGCCTGAAAGCGCCTGAGCTTGCCAAAGCCATATCCAGCGAGGACGCCGGCTGGATATGCACTGTTCCGGGGGTTGGCCGCAAAACCGCCGAGAGGATTATCCTGGAACTTAAGGACAAGGTGCAGTCGGTGGAGGTAACACCGGGGGCGGCTGTTCCGGGCCGCGATGATGCAATCACCTCGGACGTTATATCCGCCCTCGCAAACCTTGGGTACAAAGCCAAGGATGGTAGAGCGGCGCTTAAGTCCGTTCTGAAAGACCAGGGGGAAATGCCTTCCTTCAACGACCTGATACGTGAGTGTCTCAGTGTTCTTTCCGGAAGAAAACCCTCGGCCTGA
- the sppA gene encoding signal peptide peptidase SppA has product MSRGLKIIILVTIAVIVMAFVLGIFHRDLPDVFAGNTLGLLRVEGVITDVDWYMEQVNSFRTNDRVKGVVLRIDSPGGAVAPTQELYDELLKLKSKKPLVVSMGTVAASGGYYLSCASDWIVANPGTITGSIGVIMEFTNMEELFGKLGIRNETIKSGAHKDMGSPFRELTKEERTLLTEMVKDVREQFVEAVVAGRPVEFEKINPYLDGRIFTGRQALNLGLVDELGNINVALEKAAELAGLPGVPSKILEPKKRGRGLIALLFGRSFTDQLETVTLAWAQRGGVFGKNSRFLQLWRAF; this is encoded by the coding sequence ATGAGCAGAGGATTGAAGATAATTATCCTTGTGACTATCGCCGTCATTGTTATGGCCTTCGTCCTGGGGATTTTCCACCGCGATTTACCGGACGTCTTCGCTGGAAACACCCTCGGCCTGCTTAGGGTCGAGGGGGTTATCACGGATGTGGACTGGTACATGGAGCAGGTAAATTCGTTTCGCACCAATGACCGGGTCAAAGGGGTCGTGTTGAGGATTGACAGCCCGGGTGGAGCCGTCGCTCCAACCCAGGAACTCTACGATGAGCTTCTCAAACTCAAAAGTAAAAAACCCCTGGTTGTGTCAATGGGAACAGTAGCGGCATCGGGAGGTTATTATCTGAGTTGTGCTTCCGACTGGATTGTGGCGAACCCCGGGACCATTACCGGAAGCATCGGTGTTATTATGGAGTTTACCAACATGGAGGAGCTTTTTGGAAAGCTCGGGATCAGGAACGAGACTATAAAAAGCGGGGCTCACAAGGACATGGGGTCCCCTTTCAGGGAGCTGACGAAAGAGGAAAGAACCCTCCTGACCGAAATGGTTAAGGATGTCCGCGAACAGTTTGTGGAGGCAGTGGTGGCTGGACGTCCGGTTGAGTTCGAAAAAATAAACCCCTACCTCGACGGCCGTATTTTCACCGGACGCCAGGCCCTGAACCTCGGGCTTGTTGACGAACTGGGAAACATAAATGTGGCCTTGGAAAAAGCCGCCGAACTCGCGGGGCTGCCTGGGGTGCCATCTAAAATTCTGGAACCGAAAAAGCGGGGAAGGGGTCTTATTGCCCTCCTTTTTGGACGTTCGTTTACGGACCAGTTGGAGACCGTGACGTTGGCCTGGGCCCAAAGAGGTGGTGTTTTTGGGAAAAACAGTCGGTTTCTTCAGCTTTGGAGGGCGTTTTAA
- the ruvC gene encoding crossover junction endodeoxyribonuclease RuvC, protein MRVLGVDPSLRSTGYAVVEGDRTRQKVVEYGLIRTKVGEPLEASLFHIAESLEAILSRHSPDCLSIEDIFTARNMRVALQLGHVRGAVILVCRMSGLPAAQYSATQIKETVAGYGRADKQQVQYMVTRTLTLSKVPPPDAADALAAALTHLFRQDAAANA, encoded by the coding sequence ATGCGTGTGCTTGGGGTTGATCCCAGTCTGAGGTCCACAGGATACGCGGTTGTTGAAGGAGATCGAACCCGTCAAAAGGTTGTTGAATACGGCCTTATCAGGACCAAGGTCGGCGAACCCCTGGAAGCCTCCCTTTTTCATATCGCTGAATCTCTTGAAGCCATCCTCTCCCGACACAGCCCGGACTGCCTGTCCATAGAGGATATATTCACCGCCAGGAACATGCGCGTGGCGCTTCAATTGGGTCATGTGAGAGGAGCAGTGATCCTGGTCTGCCGGATGTCCGGTCTTCCGGCTGCCCAGTATTCAGCAACCCAGATCAAGGAGACCGTGGCCGGATATGGCCGGGCGGACAAACAGCAGGTCCAGTATATGGTGACCAGGACACTGACCCTTTCCAAAGTACCTCCACCGGATGCCGCGGACGCCCTCGCTGCCGCCCTGACACACCTTTTTCGGCAGGATGCGGCGGCCAACGCCTGA
- a CDS encoding integration host factor subunit beta, producing MTKAGLVEALVEHIDVLTKREAELIVNIFLKSISDSLARGDKVELRGFGSFKVKERRSREGRNPKTGEKVYVDSKRVPYFKAGKELRDRVNS from the coding sequence ATGACCAAAGCTGGGCTTGTTGAGGCTCTTGTGGAGCATATTGACGTTCTGACCAAAAGGGAAGCCGAATTGATTGTGAATATCTTTCTGAAAAGCATTTCCGACTCGCTGGCCCGGGGTGACAAAGTTGAATTGCGGGGTTTCGGCAGTTTCAAGGTAAAGGAGCGGCGTTCCCGGGAGGGGCGCAATCCCAAGACCGGGGAAAAGGTCTACGTGGATTCCAAACGCGTCCCCTATTTCAAGGCGGGCAAGGAACTTAGGGACAGGGTTAATTCCTGA